In Parasteatoda tepidariorum isolate YZ-2023 chromosome 8, CAS_Ptep_4.0, whole genome shotgun sequence, the DNA window gccttttaaatttaaaaacttatgaaaaaaaattaaaatttttcgattgaaatttagaaaaatttaatttaaacaatatttgaattttagataCCCTTGAGCACTGCTCCAATGGCGGTTCTGTCCCTGCCGTCTCTATTAGAAGTGAGGGATGAGGCCCTTACCATGAGAGTCTTAGTGTGACTTAAGCTCCCTAGTCAAATTAATAGCATCTTAATTAACAACTTTTAACTTAGTtgttgatttataattaaaaaaaataaataaatttttttttttagacttgTGAACTTAAGATAATCAATTATGTAAAGCAAAGAGAATTCAATGGCTAGGACATCTTGAGAGAATGGAGGAAAACAGAGGCCCTAAGAAGATATTCAAGGGGCAGTGCCAGGGCTAAAGGAAAAGAGGAAGGCCGGCAGAGAGATTGTTAGACGAGGTGGAGAAAGATCTTAAGATTCTAAATTGGAAACAAAGAGCTAGAGACAGGAGAAAAATTGCTTGCAAGGCCATGGTCCAACATGGACTGTAATGCCGGGGAGTTAgttagaacttaaaaaaaaatttgtgaacttagaaactacagcgcgagaatctcgcattaaaaaatgatttccacaaaaaaaatttgcgcaTTCTATAAGCCAATTTCAAAATACGCGAATAtctcgcattttgaaaaaaatttctcattgagccattcagaataaattccgtttcacttttcttcctgtatttttcattattttcaacatctgtcCCATTACCTAGTTTCCCTaattaccagtattgttcagaacctttaagaacaacagaacaccatcCCTCTGAACCTCTTTCAGAACTTATTTCTCTGCAACCAggtgtttaccgtaggtaaggtttcttcatgtaagacgttcaaattttttgcacattaatgtaagatggacaaataccctTGTAAAGTCAATATCTTCTACTCTgaaacggacaaatgaaaaaaatgtggaTAGAAAtgatcaaaacgaaacaaatacccatttgagcaacctaatgagacTAGCTGATGatttccatatgatgatgcagcaaaaatatccaatgctttaaaaatttattataattaaagaagtgactttttttcaagtatcttatgtttttttttttaatttttagaaatcgcACCCTGTTTTTgtgaaagggtgagaaattctcacctattttttttctgcgatGAAAACACtgtgaatcattttatatacttttatctttatccaaaaatattacCTTCTTCCAAAATGAAGtagtaaatcaaaataaattcatcacCTGAAGTTCAAATATggaacaataaaatgaaacctCATCCTCATTTGTTTACACAGATAATGCAGATCTATAGCCATATTTTGGTGATAAtgattgagaaaataaatattaaggcaGTTCTTGAGCACTAAAACTTTATAAACtgttttctgtttattatttttttcaaaatttattttaactgcactattaatttttcttttaactttaacatCATTTTGTGTTCAGATATTGAAGTTATAGAGttctttgctttttaaataagaaatttcatcatataatgtttttttttaaaagaaaaaaaaaatcagataaaaaagtgcttattggattttttttaaaggaaaaaaatcaaaatacaacctgggttttaatatttgagaaaGTGAGTTTATATAGATTGATATAGTGAGTAATGTGATATTATCTATcacattatctaaaaaatatctaCTAAAATCTTGTATCATTCTAAGGAGTAAATGTGAACCAATCAGTTAGCTTGTTCAAagatttaatattgttaaatatttttcctactcTTCCTTTTAACTTTTATGACAAATGGGCAGTTAAATAAAGGATACAGGAgtgttttctatttattcataaaaaatggcGGGTACTTACCCCCATATAACTTACCCATAAAAAACATagtaaattcctttttatttggatataatgaaaataaataaacaaaatatatttgagcCAACAAATTGGATTAGTACCAAACTAAGCTCAGAGCAACTCCAAATAGCTAAAATGTCTTACTGcacctttttttcttcaaaaggtTGTGCACATTTATGACTAGAAATgcaatttgatacattttattcCGAAGATGTATCAATATTTGTACCAAAATAATTGGCAAGTTTTGGCCCCAACTAGGCAGACGAtgtgagaatttttatttttttaaaaaagaaattcgggTAAAATTTAAAGCCACCCCTAGGTATGCCACTAcgtaattttcaaacttttttttttggaagtaaaaaaaaaactcttttgcaCTTAGGCAATTGTAGTTGGTGGAAATATCCCTTTTTTTTGTTCacaatttaaaacacaaaataatttattatcacaacaaaagtatttattaaacctGATTCTATCTATTTCTACAATTGCATTACAAACAATTACTTCTTTGAAAGTCTtaattctctttcttttttaaaagaagctaAGTCAGATTTCAGAAGAAAAGCCTGTTTTTGAATGTAACCACCTTTGCCTCTATTATATATGCGGAGAGAATCTTCTATACCTTCTTCACGTTTAAAGGAGTTCCAGTCATCAATTGACTTTTGAAGTGttgaagtttttgtttttttactaattttaccaATTACTGTACCCAATATAGAATGTCTTTTTACACCTATCACAGCTTTAGAGGAATCTTTTGAATGTGATTGTgagttggtattttttttaagtagtttagAATAGTTGTTTTCACTTTCAATTTCGTATTTGTCATAGTCAGTTTGTTTAGAAGAATCGCTTTCGGATAGTTTaacatatgattttaaattattgaaagaatcACAATGGGAATCAGCCAAAAAATTATTCCACactttttctttgtaaattttatcagGGATGAATTTATCTTGAGCAGGTGCTTCACAGTTTGATTCTTCGTTTTGTTCTTCTACATCTTCTAAATCATCACTTGACGGTTCATAATCAA includes these proteins:
- the LOC107436871 gene encoding craniofacial development protein 1-like, whose amino-acid sequence is MFDSYSDADDSEKDIDYEPSSDDLEDVEEQNEESNCEAPAQDKFIPDKIYKEKVWNNFLADSHCDSFNNLKSYVKLSESDSSKQTDYDKYEIESENNYSKLLKKNTNSQSHSKDSSKAVIGVKRHSILGTVIGKISKKTKTSTLQKSIDDWNSFKREEGIEDSLRIYNRGKGGYIQKQAFLLKSDLASFKKERELRLSKK